A stretch of Pseudomonadota bacterium DNA encodes these proteins:
- a CDS encoding ribulose-phosphate 3-epimerase, giving the protein MQNYMIAPSILSADFARLGEDINNVVAAGADVIHIDVMDGHFVPNITIGPLVVKAVRRITDRPLDVHLMIENADAYLDEFAHAGADWITVHPETGYHLHRTVSRIKELGKKAGVVLNPATPLESLEWILDDLDLVMLMSVNPGFGGQSFIDSALEKTRRLKQMIDARSLQTGIEIDGGVTPANIGSLVEAGANIFVAGSAIFGKPDYRKEITEMKKTFPQ; this is encoded by the coding sequence ATGCAGAATTATATGATCGCCCCATCGATACTTTCAGCCGATTTCGCCCGCCTCGGTGAAGATATCAACAACGTCGTTGCCGCCGGCGCCGATGTGATCCACATCGATGTGATGGACGGCCATTTCGTCCCCAATATCACGATCGGCCCGCTGGTGGTCAAAGCCGTCCGCCGGATCACCGACCGTCCCCTGGATGTCCATCTGATGATCGAGAACGCCGATGCCTATCTGGACGAATTCGCTCACGCCGGAGCAGATTGGATCACCGTCCATCCGGAGACCGGCTACCATCTGCACCGGACCGTCTCCCGGATCAAGGAACTCGGCAAAAAGGCCGGCGTGGTCTTGAATCCCGCCACTCCGCTGGAAAGCCTTGAATGGATTCTCGACGATCTGGACCTGGTGATGCTGATGAGCGTCAATCCCGGCTTCGGCGGCCAGTCTTTTATCGATTCAGCCCTGGAAAAAACCCGCCGCCTGAAACAGATGATCGATGCCCGCAGCCTGCAAACCGGGATTGAAATCGACGGCGGGGTCACCCCGGCCAACATCGGCTCGCTCGTTGAAGCGGGTGCCAATATCTTTGTGGCCGGTTCGGCAATTTTCGGCAAGCCGGATTACCGGAAAGAGATCACCGAGATGAAAAAAACGT